In the Colletotrichum lupini chromosome 4, complete sequence genome, ACCACCTCATCGTGTCCGCGTTCGTATTGTGAAGCCCAAACGCATCACGCATTTCACTGTCGTGGAACCTTCTCCGACTGTCAGACACACGTCGTCCCTTATTTCCACTTCCAGTGCCTTTGCCCCCCACCCCACACTTGAGGCTACACCTCGATACAGACTAGAGACTGAGGCTGTACGGATACACTCATATTCAACTTGATACAGTTGATCCAATCGCCAATCGGCATCTTCCATTGCGCAGTGAAGCACTTTACCTTAGCTCAGAGGTCGTCTGAGCTACCGCTAGCGTCGTCCCCCGAACTTTTCAGAAACTTAGCGTTTGTCTGACACTTTGATCCCGCGGACGCAATAAGGCCGACTCTCAACGCCGTTGACGCTGGCAGTCTATCAAACTCAACGGCGTCTGCCCCGTCACATCAGGCGATGGACCTACCAGTTCGGTCAACATCACGCCAGCTTCCGCCTCCCCAGGCTGAAGACGAGCATGACGCCGAGGTGTTTGAGGCCGAGCACCAAGATGGGGGCCTCCGAACCACGGACATCCATGCTCCGCCCGCCGTCCGGAAAACGCCCTCGACACCCTGGAAGAATTTAGAGGCGTGTGAAGGTTTCGACCTGCGGACCTGGGTAGCCGCTTCGGGAAGCGAGCCGAGGACGACTACTATGACCACAGCTACAGACACAGCATCGCTAATCCCCAACAGTAGCCGCAGCAGCTACGGGTACGAACAAGATTCAGTCTTTCATCGCTTCCCAGACCTGCCTTATGAGCTACGACGCAAGATCTGGCGCATGCACCTGGAACGGCCACGCATCGTCGTGATCAGAGGCGTACCAGACGGCTCGGGCGTTCAGGCCTCCGGCAACAACCTGGGCAACATGGCATGCAACGCACACTGGTACTGCGAGAACAGGAGCCCGGCGCTCTTTCGCGTGTGCGACGAGTCACGCCGCGAAGCCGTGTCCTTCTTCAGGATTTGGTTGCCGATGAGGTCATTGGCGCCCGACAGCCACGGGTTCCCGGATCTGAAGCATAGAAACCCGGCGTGGGACCGGATCTACATCAATCCTGACTGGGACCTCGTGCTCTACCAGGGCGCTACCAGGTCTCTCACTATGCCCATCCTTGCCAGCGACCTGCTCGCCCACGATCCATTGGGTAGAGGGGTCGCGCATTACGGATCGAATGACTGGCCCCAGAGCATCTGGCAGGTTGATCCAGATCCAGGGTTTGGCATGGCTACCCTGAATGAATCCTTTGCCTGCCTCGAAACCTTTGTCCTCTGCACGAGATCCACGTCTGAGATAACCCGTCCACTCGGCGAAGGCTATGTACACGCTGTGGCCGGCGATGTTGGTCTCGCTAGTTTACGTGACTCTGGCTCTGGGTCTCACATATTTGACTGGCACCGTGCCTCATCCGGCATGGCCGCAAAGACCCCGAACAACAGTATGGTTCGAAAGGCGCTGGTCTTTGGCAAAGGCGTCGACCAATCGGTTGTGAATAACCTCGTCACGATGGAAATGACTACCCGTATCCGCGATGGAGACCTCGCCTGGGCCCTCCACTCGACAACCGACGGATGGGTCATTAGGCTCGCCTGGCAGCCCCCGGACTGCACCATCTCCCACGTCATGCACCTGACCACGGGTCCTATCAAGGAACCCAGAGTAAGTTGAGTGGCAAAGCGTCTTCCACATTGGGATATACTTCTATATTCGTTCATCTCTGATCCTTTTGTTACATTTGTTATGCGCGGTCCGGCGACAGCACAGCGTCATGACTGCGGGAAAACGAGGAAAATATTGCTTCCGCTGCCTCTCTTGCGCCGCAGCTGGGATTGATGTCCTTTTTGTCAAATGTTTTACACCTATGATACAACAGACGTCTCTCTTCTAGCGGCTTTACCGGTTCGCCGAGAGCGGCCTCAATATTCTGTCCCTGATAACTCTACCTGCCACTTCGGCGCCGTGCTGGAGGGTGATGGCTCCGACGATAGCAAAGACTGCCGAGTTGAGAACAATTTGCTGGCCAGAGCCAGAAAGGTTTTCGGGCTGGAGACGACGATTGTTAGAAAAAAGAGCCAGGAGAGGGTGTCGTCGCCTCCTGAGGGAAGCCCGATGAGGCGGAGGAAGGGAGCTATGAGTTTTAGGCTTACCTTTGCCGGCTTCCATCGCAAAACTTTGTCAAGACCGGCAGCGAGCGCCAGCGCCTCGACCTTTTCTTTCGTAACGACCTTCTGGGGCTGCTCGGCGTTGAGGTTGTCGACTCTCGTGAGAGCAGGGTGCTCAAAGGGTGTTCGCTGATACGATTTTTCCGGAACGATTGCCTTCTTCGAGGAATCGGTCCCCGTCACTATGCGGTTCGTGGTCTCGAGAATAACCGCCTGTCTACCTATAATGCGTTGCCCAACGGCTCGAGTCAGCTTCGTGtgccttttcttttccccctcCGCACTTAATTGTCGCAACTGAAGCTTGGTTGGGAGCAAAGTCGTGTGTCCTTACCCAAGTATGCCAGCTTGTCGTTGAATCCCCGGCGACCCTGGTCGAAACTCTTGTGCGTGACCGCCAGCCACTTGGTCTCATCCGGCAACATCTTGTCTCCATCTCTGCCCAGAAGCTTCACGTACATCTGATCCAGCTTCTTGGGATCCTCGTTGACCTTCCAAACACTGCGCGCCGGGTTCTTGGTGATGTGAGGCGAGAAGGGTGCCTTCATTCCCTCGGGAGTGTATGACCATCTCGGGCGCTGTCTGATCTCATCGGGCCGCTCAGCCTCTTCGGTTTTCCGTGACAGTTGATCGAATTTGCTCTCCGCCTCGGCCTCCTTTCGGGAGGTGGTCGTCGCAAAGGATCGGGAGAGGCGTTGGATAGGAGAGACGACTCGTGAGTTTGCCGCTGATTGGCAATGCCTCGCGGCTTGCCTCGTGAGGCTATATGCTGACCGGGAGCCGTTGGTTGCCATTGGGGGCGGTCGGCGAGGGAGGGACGACGGTGTGGTGCGGATTTCGGTGTGGGCGTACCGTCGTATAGCTAGAGCTCCTGATGCTGGGAACTTTTTCGCGATGGGCGCTCGGAACAATTTCTCGACGTCACGTGGCATCGCGCGGAAGGCGGATCATGCAGCGACCGGCGCTAGTCGTCATGTGGCCTAGTACCCTTCCGAGTTGAGCACGGCCCCTAGTGACACAGTGAGTACGTCCCTTACTCCGTGGCTTAGGTAATGCTCGCAGCTTCCTTTCAATTAAACCCAACGCGTTTCTCCACTTATTTCTGACACGCATGTGAAGAGCTGCGACGCGTCCCTCAAAGGAAAGGAAGGGACGGTCCTGCAGCTTGCTCAGCCTGCTTGACCAACCCCTCAAGTTCAATTCCTTTCAGTCCTCTCCTCAATTGACAACTATGGCATGACAATCTTTTCGGGAGAATCAATTCCAACTGAATAGCTTCCCTTTCTCAAGCATCATGGCGACTCCGAGCCGAACCAAGGCCACCGCCCAGAGCAGTGCTCTTCTCCTTGAGAAATTGTCCGCTGTTCTGCCCAAGGGCTACCGCTTTGGCATCCACCACCTCTCAACTCCTCCGACCAAGACGGACGCCCTGTACTCAGCTCCTCCCGAAGAACGAGAAGACAAGACCTTTTGCGAAAAGCATTTTCTTGCAATATCCATCGATATTCCCTCAATCACTACCGACGCTGCCCTTGAAGCAAAGGAGACTACCTCGAAGCAAGTTCTTGTCCTCGCGCTAGAGGTCTACATCTACACGACTGCATACTCCAGCACTTTCTTCGTTGCCAAAGCCGATTCAACTGGCTACTTGAAGCTTCTCAACCTTCCCAAAGGCACCTCATCGCCAATCAAGGAGATTAGCAGTGCCTTTGTTTCGTACCTGGTCGAGCAGCGCAGGCGCAAGGGCATTCAATCCATCGTTAGTCTCTTCGCCCGGGCTCAAGATCAATACCTCTTCCCTGGCTCTGTCGAGTACAGTGGCAAGCATGTGCTCGATGACAGAGGACTAGTGAAGTGGTGGTGCAAAGTCCTAGACCCTCTCTTGGAGAACCCTCCCGTGGGAAAGGGAGCTCCATGGGGTACTGTCAAAGGCTACCTCGTCATCCCGGGACTCGACAATTACGAAACCAAGGCTTTCCTGCCCAAGACCCCAAAGAGCGCGTCAAATTGGGTCCTGGGTCACGCTCTCGAGAAGATCTCGCATTACACTAAGGAGTACGATTGGGTACCTGCACGATGCCTTATCCCCCGGTTCCCAGACGATCCGAAATCCCGATTCCGAGACGAGCTGGATGAAGAAGCGGGCAAGTCGAAGCAAATCAAGACCACTGGACAATGGAAGAGCGTGAAGAGCTTGGATACCTTCTGGGAAATGATGGCATACAGACAAGAGTGTTCGAGCGGTCGGCTCACGGGCTTCATCTGGGTTGTCTTTGATGAGGAGGCCGAGCAAGTGCATACTGACAGTGCCTCTGCAAATCTCCCAACGCCGAACCCTTCTTTCGATGCGTCTAACCCGCCCGTCACGCCTAGCAAGCAGAAGGCAGTACGGCCCGTCACACCCATGTCCACCCCTCGCAAGCTGTTTCCCGTGCCACCTTCCGGCACACCGACTAAGACCAAGACTAAGCCAGAGAAGCCTGAGAGCAAAAACAAACATAAGAAGAACAAGTCTAATTTGGCGGGAGTCGTTAAGTCAAGACAGCCACGCATCAAAACCCAACAGCGTAACTACCTGCTAGACAAGCCAATCTCGACTGCCTATTACTTCTGGCCTGCTGAGGGTAGGGGCCGCAAGATTGTCGATGAGAACGATTACAAGAGAGTCAATGAGCTTCTCCTACGCCTAGACTTTGCCAAACCAGAGATCGCAGCTAGCGGCACGCGGCGATGGATCAGCGAGGTCGGCATGGGAGACGATTGGGGCATGCAGGTTGTGGGCCGGAAGGAGACTCCAACGCCAGCGTCAAATGGCTCTTCGGCGAACGCCGTGAATGTCATCTCGGGCCTTATTAAGCGCAAGCGCCCGGAGGACTCCGCGACTCCTACTTCAGATGAGCCGCCGACCAAGGTTAACGTCCTCAGTACGGGGCTCATTCGAAAGAAGTCTAAAGACGAATCAGCGGCCGCAGCGGCGAACGGAGGGGAAACACCGCAAGTCAACGTGTCAGGAGCCGGTCTCGTCCGCAAGAAGCGTGACGTATGACTTCGGAGGACAAGGAGTCAGGCATCTTATGGGTACTAGCAAGGCGTTGGATCAGGGATACCAGGTAACAGGATGGTTTGTGTTTACCTACGGATACTGGGATAGGGTTTGGGAAGACCCGATGAGGACAGGACATCAAGGGCACATTATTACGTTGCCCCAAATTGATCAAAATGTTGTATTGAGGCAGCAAGTTTACCGCATTTGTAGATCTTCATTAAACACGAAATGGTCTCGATTCGCATAAACCACAGTGCCCATAATCATCACAGCCATTGCGCATCATCTGAACCTAGCGGCTTCGGCATCACATCCCAACCAACCTCGCAACCTTCGACCCGAGCACTATGTCTGATTGCAGTCATGGGGCCGAAACCCGTCTTTCGAGTCTCGAAAAACTCGCTGGGGACGTCCTCAGGCTTCTCGTAGTTACCAACTCCTTCAAATCCGCTAGCCCCTGAATACTGTCCCAGACTTCGCAGGTATTTCATCACGCCCGCGAGGGAAACGTCAACCTTGTACGATCCGCCTGACTTCGCCCTCTTGTATAGAGCTGCAGTGACACCTGTTGCGAGCAGGTATCCGCCAGCATGGTCCAGAGCTTGACAGGGTGTCGGACGGGCAGCTTCTCCCAGCCCGGCGTGCTCTGCCTCGGAGACATTCATGCCCGAGCAAGTCTGCACCAAAGAATCGTAGCCTCGACGGTTGGACCAGGGTCCTTGGGGCCCGAATGCAGACATGTTGGCGATGATGATGGACGGGTTGATCTTCACCAGCTCCTCGGACGACAGACCGTAGCCGGCCAGGCTGCCGGGGCGGAACCCCTGGACAAATACGTCGCACGTCTGGATCAGCTCGATGAGCTGGGCCTTGTCAGAATGGTTGTGGATATCCAGCTGGACCGTTCTCTTCCCTCTGCCAAAGTCACGATCCATGGTCGGAAGGTCGGGCAGGTTCGGTGAAGTGACCCAGATTACGTCCGCGCCATGAGCTGCGAGCGTCTTTCCGCACAAGGGCGCGGCGATCACTCGGCTCATTTCGACGACGCGGAGACCTTGGAGGCATTTTGAGTTGCCTGCTGCCATTCTCTCGGGAAGACCCTTAGACCCGGCTGATGAGAGTTGAGCAATTTCGATGGGGAAGTCACTGATGGCTTTTGACTGTAGAAGGGCGTCCCACTGGCGATAGGACCTCAGAGCATATGCCGCCATCTTTCCCTCCACTGTGGCGGCAGTCTCAAGGTCGATGCTGGCCCAATCGGCAACCTTGTCGGAAAGTTGTTGTCTGTTCGATCCAACAGGCAGGCCTACCATCTTAAGAATCCCATCGGCATGATTGGGAAAGGAATCGTGGATCCGGACATGGCCGTCCGAGGTCTTGTGCAGTCCGCCAATGAGACCCCATGGTGACGGTGTCGGCTTGCCGTCGAGGGTGTAGAGTCTCTCTGACTTGAACTCAACTGTGGCGTGCTGAAGGGGAACGTCGACCTTGGGAACGGCAGCGGCATTGCGCAGGGCGTGAATTTGTGATGCGGCAAGAGCTGATAACGCGATCGAGCTCTGTGCGAGGATGCCAACCTTGAATGATGATGGCAAGGTCGGGGCACCGCCGTTCTCCAAGTTCACTGAGCTCAAGGAGTCGGAAGGGAGTCCGAGGCCTGCCCAGATCTCCTCCACAACACCTTGCGCCGTGAGATTTCCTCGCGAAACGGACTTGGTCGTTACATTGACAGCGCTATTGCAAGCCCCTGTGACAGATTGAACCCCATTTGTTGTAAATCCATTGACTTCCTTTGCCGCAGGAACTCGAATGCTAAGAAGAGGTGCGTGCTGCTGAGTCCCGAGGGTATCGCGCTCGCCAACGCTGCCTTGGGGCCATGGTCGCTTGATCGTGCATTTCCAAGCAAGGGCTGGGTCAAAGTACATGTTTGTCAAGATGTCGCTGTCGTCGACGCGGTACAACTTCTTGATCGTATCGTTGGTGAAGATATTGGAGTCTTTGACGCGCCTGTAAGCGGCAGGGTCGTCAAACATGACATCAAACGTCATCTCAAAAGGTCCAGAGTTCTTGGACCGGATAATGCGTGCAACCTCATTGAGCGTGGTCTCCTCTGTTGTCACCGTCTTCTTCGTCAAAGGTGCAAGGATACCATTTTCAAGTTCCCCAAACTTCTCCTTGGAAAGACTCGGCTCAGGAGTTGCTGATGACTTGGAAGAGCTGATGGACGTATGCTGAACGGGGAAGATTGACGACTCTTCGCCGACGTCTAAGTCCACCAAGTGATACAGGCTGAACTTGAACACAGCCCCGGCATCCTGTTCATGCGGCGACAGGGGGCTGGCAAAATTTCCCGTCGTCGCGACTTGATCCGGATACGCAAAATGCAAGATGGAAGCCCGAACGTTGTTCGCGATCGTGTGTGAGAGTTCAGACGTGGGTGCAACGACCTCTCCCAAGACCGCAATCTCGTGGGGACGGCCCTGGACTGGCTCTAGAGGGCCCATCACACCATTCTTCCCGTAAACGTGGTACAAGAGTTGGCATTGTTCCGTCTTGTCGAGCTCCGGGAACAGATTCTGGGAATACTTGCGGACTCTCTCCAAAAAGTCGTCAATTTGGTCGATCAGAATGGGATCTCGGATGCCACCGATGAAGATCGTGCGATATCCTAGATGGGTAACGCCTTCGAGTTTGACTTGATATGGCGTCGTCTCGAAACGGGCCCCGGATACACGACACGTCTTTGGCGTGATTTGTTCGTACTTGGCATTGTCGAGGTTTAGGATGCCGCCTGGGCCGGGAAGGCAGTCTGGTCTCGTCTTCTCATAGAGAGTATGAGCTGCAACGGAGAGAGGAGTGCATCGTTCTGCTGGTGACAAGGGTGTGAGGTCAAAGGACTCCTTTCTCATGGTTGCTACCATTGATCGTCCCTTGGGTACGGCACAGATGCCGCCGCATTCCATAATCTTGCCCATGTGCCACGCAACGTCGGGCAACACTCCTCGGGATATTGAAAACGCAGCAAAGGGGGCAGGGTCATAGGATCTTCCGCCTATGATGATGTCCGGGTCTCCCTTCAATGCCTCGATGTATCTTCAACTCCATGTTAGTTAAGAGTATCCAATCCCAAATTCCATAAGCAGACTCACGGCTCAGATCCCATTTGCGCAACAACATCTACAGCACCATCCACAACCTCGGAGATCAAGGGTTCCACAGGACCACACGGCCCGACTCGATTTTGAGAGATCCTCGACTTGATCCATTCGCGATCCATTCCCGCCTGGATCGTCGCCACTTTGAATGAGTATCCGTTACTTTCCGTGATTTCCTTGACCAGATCGAGCATCTCAGCAACATGCTTGTTGCTGCCGTCACCTCCGGCAGAGCCAATCAGGACTTTGATGTTATGGTGATAACATGCTGCGAGAATGGGCTCGAGGTCTCGCGTGTAGGAGCCGCGGCCGCACGTCATCTTGCCCATGCCGAGCTTATACGGCCCGCCATCGGTGGAGCCGCTGTCGACAATTATGGCGCTGGGCTTGTACTTGTTGATACCGTACCAGAAATGATTCGAGTCATATCCGTAGCCAAGCATGGCATTCGGGGTGAGTATAGTGAACTCATCTGATGGATTAGAGGTCGCCATGGCAAAAGCGAGCAACGTACGCTTGACAGACAATTGAAAAAGGTTGAAATCCCGATGCACTCAGGAGATCGTTGAAACCCTGGCAGGACGCGTTCTTTTTGACTTGTCAAGTTAAAACCGCGCCTTCGAGATCAGTTGAGCGAAATCGGGTAACGCTCATGAATGCCGTCTTTCGGAAGCTCTCCGATGTCCTCAGCCAGTCTATTGGAGGATATGACGTTCTTTCTTAGCCTTCCATTTGCCCGCCCGAGGGCTCAGATTATCCTGCGAAAGCCTGCGCTACAGGGCTGTTCGGAATCTTACACAGCAAGCTCGGTAACTTAATCCGATCTGCGGGGTTCTCCTCGGCATCTCCCCCTCCATCTCTTTTGATTATTCGGTAACTCCCATGGACACATTTATTTGACCAAATCTGTATTACCAAAAGTTCGTGCCTCCTGGTCTACAGCACATCACTCGGCATTGATACCGAGACCTAGTGTGATGGCTTTCTTAGTCTACCTACCTAGTATGAGTTGGCTTGAGATTTTGGCGGGTGAGCCTTCCCCGTGGGGTAGGCAAACCTCTCTCCGGATGTCTGGATGATATTTTGGTCCACTTGAGACAAGCTCACAATGACTGGAATAAGTTGAACATAAGTCCATTATGATCTCCTACGAAAGTGTGCAAAAAGCCGTCCTCAAGAAGCTCAAGTTGTAATTTTGAGAAGCCCTTCCTCGGCCGTATCGACTCTAACCAATTCGCCCAAGAGTTCTTCACGGGTTTTTACAAGACTCTGCTGTTACCATGTCAGCTACGCGCCAAGAAGCGAAGCAGGATCCAACCCACGTCGAAGACGCCAACCCTTCCTCCGGCGGTCGAATGGAAGAGATTGATGTTGTTGACGACCTGAAGTCGGGAGATGGCACAGCCACGGTCACTTGGACCAGCGAGGAAGAGGGCTCTGCCTTGAGAAAGCTCGATTGGAGTCTGATACCCCTGTGAGTACCTTACTCTTGGCCAGCAGGAAAGCTCTGTTCGTCTTCTTGGCCAGGACCTTGCATTAAGACAGTTTCTATTTACTGACAACATTGTCTACGCAGGCTTGGAGCCCTTAATTTCTGCTCTTACATTGATCGCGGCAATGTCGGGAACGCATACACTGCGGGCATGGGGAAAGACTGGAGTATTACTTCGGACGATTACTCTTGGATCGTGACCGTTCTATACATTGGCTACATCTTGTTTCATTGGGTGAGACTCTCTCTACAAACTCTTCAGTCTCTGGCTTCTTGTCGCTGACAGTCGAATCCCCCAGTTAATCATCGTCTGGACCTTCGTTCCCTTGCCATTATGGACTGCAATGATGGTTTCTGGATGGGGCGCCATGAGCATGCTTCAAGCAGTCACAACCAATCTCGCAGGCATGATGGCTCTGCGCTTTTTGATTGGAGCTTTCGAGGCTGGATTTATCCCAGCTGTCGCACTATACTTGACCTTCTTCTATCATCGTGGTGAGATGGGTCTTCGATACGGGCTTTTCATTTCATTCGCACCGCTTGCGAGCTGTGTTGCCTCTGCAATTGCTTACGGCCTGCTGCACGTGAAGGCGTCTATTCACAGCTGGCAACTCCTCTTTCTTGTGGGTGAGTGTGGCAAGAACCATGTTCTACCTAAGTGATACTCATACTTAATTATTGACTGACTCATTAATCTTCTAGAGGGCGCTCCAACGATAATTCTCGCCGTCGTGGCATACTTCTTCCTCCCTGCCTCCCCAGCCGAGTGCCGTTTCCTCAGCTCCCGCGAGAACGAGATCATCAGTCATCGCGCCATAAAAGGCCGCGGCGAAAAAAGAAGCGGAAAGCTAAACGGAAAGCAAGCTTTCGCTGCGTTTTTCGACTACAAGAACTACTTGCAAGCTATCATCATCTTCAGTCTCAACACCGCCTTTGGATCCCTTCCGGCATACCTACCCACGATTCTTGAGGCCATGGGCTTTACTTCACTTCGTGCTCAGGGTCTGTCCGCTTGCCCCTACCTGACCGCGTATGTAGTCTGTGTCTCTGCCAGCTTTGTTTCGGATCGTCTTAGGAGTCGAGGTATCTTTATCGCCTTGTTCTGTTCCGTGGGGGCCATTGGTTATGTCCTGCTTGCAACAATCCACAGCACTGGGGTCCGCTACTTTGCAACTTTCCTTGTTTGCGCGGGAGTGTTCCCGGCGGTTGCCATCACCTTTACGTGGGTAACGGATAATCAAGGCTCGGCATCTAAACGCGGCGCAGGTTTGGCCTTGTTCGGTATGGTTGGACAGTGTGGGCCTATTCTTGGAGCTCGTTTGTTCCCGAAATCGGCTCAACCTTGGTATTCCAAGGGTATGTGGATTTGTGCTGGACTATTGTTTGGCGCGGCTATCATAGCAGCTACTCTCAGTCTTTGCTTAAGATTGCAGAACAAGAAGCGTGACGAGAAGTACGGCAAAAGCGATCTGGACTATGTTCCTCCAGAAGTTTCCGAGGAGGGCGATGACCATCCTCTGTACCGATATGTTCCCTGATCTCAGCTGTCAAGGACTACATAGAACACACTTAATCAACTCAGAGGTGCCGAAGTGCCTGGATACAAGATCTTGGTGCAGAGCACATAGTCAGGAAATCCAACTTGGTTACAACGCTCTTGAGCACTGTGTAATGATTTCAGTCACATTCGCTTTTTAAGCTCTATTGGAAAGAGGAGTATGTCCGAGCTGTCTACATGAGCACCAACCTTGCTGGACCTTGTATATATTGATAGGACGTAGAGCCTAGCCTGCGGCGCCAGGCATGAGGATATGCATCACGTACAATAGATGTAACATGTATGATCGCTTCGGCATAAGGATGATGAAGTTCTAATATGTGCATCAAATTCTCTTTTGCTTGACACGGCCCCAGTTCTCAAAGCTACTATGTGAGGATACACCTCTTCGCACGTCCCCTTCTGTCTCTTAAAGCCAATGCTAGGGGGGTTGTCAGTCCCTGATGGTTCGAGCTACTGaactgtcggattggaagtccaattcgaccgcggcatacagccgactgcgcaggggccaattaggggccctatttacaattatcgtagccagcccaacctacagttagaacctcctttttata is a window encoding:
- a CDS encoding H3 K56 histone acetylation protein KAT11; its protein translation is MATPSRTKATAQSSALLLEKLSAVLPKGYRFGIHHLSTPPTKTDALYSAPPEEREDKTFCEKHFLAISIDIPSITTDAALEAKETTSKQVLVLALEVYIYTTAYSSTFFVAKADSTGYLKLLNLPKGTSSPIKEISSAFVSYLVEQRRRKGIQSIVSLFARAQDQYLFPGSVEYSGKHVLDDRGLVKWWCKVLDPLLENPPVGKGAPWGTVKGYLVIPGLDNYETKAFLPKTPKSASNWVLGHALEKISHYTKEYDWVPARCLIPRFPDDPKSRFRDELDEEAGKSKQIKTTGQWKSVKSLDTFWEMMAYRQECSSGRLTGFIWVVFDEEAEQVHTDSASANLPTPNPSFDASNPPVTPSKQKAVRPVTPMSTPRKLFPVPPSGTPTKTKTKPEKPESKNKHKKNKSNLAGVVKSRQPRIKTQQRNYLLDKPISTAYYFWPAEGRGRKIVDENDYKRVNELLLRLDFAKPEIAASGTRRWISEVGMGDDWGMQVVGRKETPTPASNGSSANAVNVISGLIKRKRPEDSATPTSDEPPTKVNVLSTGLIRKKSKDESAAAAANGGETPQVNVSGAGLVRKKRDV
- a CDS encoding RNase III domain-containing protein, which encodes MPRDVEKLFRAPIAKKFPASGALAIRRYAHTEIRTTPSSLPRRPPPMATNGSRSAYSLTRQAARHCQSAANSRVVSPIQRLSRSFATTTSRKEAEAESKFDQLSRKTEEAERPDEIRQRPRWSYTPEGMKAPFSPHITKNPARSVWKVNEDPKKLDQMYVKLLGRDGDKMLPDETKWLAVTHKSFDQGRRGFNDKLAYLGKDTRLCSQPSFSRQAVILETTNRIVTGTDSSKKAIVPEKSYQRTPFEHPALTRVDNLNAEQPQKVVTKEKVEALALAAGLDKVLRWKPAKPENLSGSGQQIVLNSAVFAIVGAITLQHGAEVAGRVIRDRILRPLSANRCKTFDKKDINPSCGAREAAEAIFSSFSRSHDAVLSPDRA